Below is a genomic region from Campylobacter concisus ATCC 51562.
TTTCCACGCTAGATCTTGCAGACTATCTTGCACACTGTAATCAGGACTGAGTCCTAAATTTTGGCTAAATTTTTTTAGGATTCCAGAGAAAAATGCATCAAATGTATAAATTTTTAGCTCACTTTGCAAAAATCTATCAAGCTTCTCATCGCGTCTTTTTATGACCTCGTCTTGGTTCAAACTAAGCTCTTTGCAAAGCTTATCAAGCTCATCTTTTTTGTTTTGTAAGTCCAAAAAAGTTGCGATTATGCGCTCTTTCATCTCATTGGCCGCTTTTTTGGTAAAGGTTAGAGCGATGATCTCGTTTATATTTTCGCCTCGAAGCACCAAAGCGATATAACGAACGCTTAAAGCGAATGTTTTCCCGCTTCCAGCACTTGCTTTTAGGGCTAAAAAATCTTTCATAACTCTCTCCTACAAAGTATTGCATACTCGCAAAATTTACAAGCTCCGCTCTTTCTTTCAAAATTTATCTTAGTGTTATTTATACTCTTTAGATTTTCTATCTCAGCCTTTAGATCATCCACGCTTTTTTTAGAGTTAATAAGTACTGGTTCATTCTTTAGAGCAAAATAAGCACTTTTTACCTCGCTACCATAAAGTGCTTCATAAAATGCAAGCTGAAGCGAGTTCGCATTTGCCTCACCAGTTTTATAATCAAGTATAAAAGGCTCGCCATCAGGGCTAGCATCGATCCTATCGATAATGCCTTTTATCTTTACATCACAAAAATCACCCTCTATATCTTTTTCACACTCAAGCACTCTAAAGCCATCACTTAAACGTTCATTTTCAAACTCTGCGTATTCTTTAAATTTCTGCGACCAAATCTCAAGCTCAAGCGAAGAAAAATCTTGCTTTGCGAGTATTTCTTTAAAAATAGCCAAATCAAATATATTTTTTTGTCTATAAAAATCACTTGTGTAGTATTCATAAAGCGCCTTGTGCACACTATTTCCTTGCTTAGATCCTGGCCCAGTTGCTATTGCTTTTGCTCCTTTTATACCAGCTATCTTTGCGTAATAATACTTTCTTGGGCAAGTTAGAAATAAATTTAGTGTCGAAAATGATAGCGGTTTAGTAAAAAAATCATGCTCCAAAATGATCTCATCATCACTTAAATTTAGGCTTGTACTTCCTTTTAAAAATAATTTTAAATACGCCTCGTCACTAAATTTCTCGTCTTTTATTGTTTTGAAATTTTTTAAAAATCTTGAAGGTATGCTCTCTTCATTTAAAACACAGCTTATGGCGACCTTTTTGGCATTGTTTATAAGACTTTCATAGTAAAATCTCTGCAAATTTTCACGCTCAAGGTAGCTTATAAGTCCTGCTTTTTGCCTCACTTTCGAGTTTAAAAACATCTCATTTGTGCTTCTTGCTGGGATGAAGTTATCATTAAAATCAACTATGATCACGCCATCAAATTTCATTCCACGACTCTCAAGCATGCCCATGACACTGATCTTTCCACCGCCCACATCATCGATGCTAAGGCGCGAGATATTTAGCAAGAAAATTTCACTTAACTGCTTTAAGCTAAAGTCAAAATACCTGCATAAATTTTCAATCCTAAAAAGCTCAAGCGCGAGCTTTTCTTCACATCTTGGCTCATTTTCAAGCGTTAAAAGCTCATCTATTAGCCCTTTAAATTTAGCAAAGTCGCAAAGATCAAAGTAGCTTGATTTAAATTTATTAAAAAGCTCTTCGCTTATGCCAAGCGTGCTCAAGATAAAGCCAAGCTCCTCGTAGCTCTCACACTTGCTTTGATCAAAAACCGGCCTTGCCTCTTCATTGATCGCTCTTGCAATGTAAAAAAGCGTCTCATAAAATTTTATATTTTTAAAGCTCTCGCCCATAGCGTAGTTAAAAATTTTATTGCTATCATGTAGCCTTAAAATTTCACTAAAACTCTCATCTGGTAATATGACAGCGATGTTTTCAGGCTTTATGCCCTCACGCACAAACTCGCTCGCCTTTGCCATAGCGTAGGCACATTGCAGGCTTCTAGTGGCAAATCGCTTTTCTAAGACTGGCTCAAATTTTTTGATATTTTCTAAGCAAATTAGCTCATTTGTCTTTAAATTTAGCTCATATTTTTTGTAATTTTCAATATCGCTAATAGCTGAAATTTGCTTTATTTTATTGATTAGCTTTGTGTTGAAAACACTGGTTTGAAAGATAATTTTTAGCGTAGTTAGCTTTGAGATTTTCTCTAAAATTTCCCACTCAAATTCACTTAAAATTCCATCTATATGCAGTGAAATTTCACTAAAACTTCTTATGTAAGCTTCATTTATGTTATAAATTTTTGGCAAGGTTATATCATCGTAGAGATTTTCTTGACCAAGCAAGCTCTCATACTCTTTTAAAACCGCTTCAAGTATGTTTAAATGCTCCTCAAAATTAGCGTAAATATCGTTAAATTTGATCTCAGCAATACTCTTTTTACTAATAGCTAGCTCTTTAAAAAATGAAAAAAGATAGTCATTATTTTTCAAAAATTCAAAAAACTCAGTTGGAATTTTAAGAACAGAGTTTGCCTTTTTGACGCTAGCACAGGCTCTATTCATAAGCACTAAAGCATAGGTGCTATCAATCTCAAACCTACCATCTACATAAACTACCTTTTTATAAAACTCGGCAATACTTAGGCTTTTTGGGATTAGCTCATCATTAAAACTTGCATTAAATTCACGAATCTTACGCGAGTTCGTAAATACAAAAAGTTGGTTTAGGTTATGCATTTTTCTCTCTTAAATTTTTAAGCAATGATAGCTAATTGCTGATAAAAGAGCGCTTTTTACGCTTAGGTAAAGCTTTAAATTTTTATCTAAATACATTAAAATTTTAAGCCTTAAAGAGCCAAAAGCTACAATCACAAAAAAAGGAGCAAAAATGCATAAAGAGTTAAACAGACAAGGTTTTTACTACGGCTTTCCGGTTTTGCTAGCCACCACAAAAGATAAAAATGCAAACGACGATATCACAGTGCTTTCATCTTCTTGGACATTAGGAAATACAGTGGTGCTTGGCATAGGCATTGAAAATCAAGGCTTTAAAAATATCAAAAACGGTTCAGATATCACGCTAAATTTATGTGATGAAAGCCTGCTAGAAGCTGTGCAAAAAATGGAAAAACTAACTGGTGATAGTGAAGTACCAGAAGAAAAAAAGAATCTTGGCTACATCTACGAGCACGACAAATTTAAGGTGGCAAATCTCAGCAAAGAGCCTGGCATAAATGCAAAAACCGTCAGGATAAAAGAGTGCAAGATACAGATAGAAACGGTTGTAGAAAAGATAGAGTTAAAAGAGTGGTTTAGTATCGTTACTTGCAAGATTACAGGCATTTTTGTAGATGAAAATTTACTAAAAGATGACAAGATAGATACGCAAAAATGGCATCCATTAATCTACAAATTTAAAGAATATGTCGGCACTTGCGAGCGTTTGGGATTAAATTTTGGATTTAAAGAGATTTGATTTATAGCTTTATTTGATACAAACTTAGCAACTTGGTTTTAGATTTAGCCAAAAAGATTAGTTTGTTAAAATTTAAACTCGGCTTTGAGATCTTTCTTAGATACCAAAGCTGCGATTTTAAGATCATTTTGTGACATTAAGGTCAAATTTATAATACCTTGTATCATTAGTGTCACTTAGCCTTAAAAGTAGCTGCCACCTGCCTTCTTGTAGACTTGTTCCTTCGCTTACTAGATCATTTTCTTGCCATGAAGCTCTTAAAATTTTATTTTCTTTATTTGTCTGTGGGCGAGTGAGTAAAATTTCATATTTTAAAGCTGAAATTTCTCCTTTTTTTGGAGTTAGATGAAATTTAAACTTACCATTTAGAGCATTAAAATTTGGCTCAAATTTTAGATCAAATTTCTCATCAAAGCGTTTTTCACTCTCTTTGATAAAGGTTATGTTTTCATCGACATTTTGGTAGCTTTGCATATAAGAGCTATCCATTTCGACTGGATGTTTTAGCGCTATGATGATCGTTACTGCGCAAGCGATAATGATAGCAATGAAGCTAAGCACAATAGCATAAGGCCAAAAGGTTTTTTTATCCATTTTTTACCTTTTTATAAAAGACAACAATTATAAAAAATGCAACCAAACCATAGATGAAAAATCTTAAAAAATTTAATGTAGTTTTGTTTGAATTTCCAACACTACTTTCAAGCTGTAAATTTAAGCTAGATGCGATTTGTTCGGCAATATCAGCGTAGCCATTTAATATAGCAGCATTATAGACATCTTTGCCATTTTTAGAAACTAAAATAGGAATTATCGTCCCTGACTCTGGATTTACACTTAAAATTTGTTCTTTATTAAAAAGCTTTGAAGTATTAGAATCAGCAAAAATTTCTACTTTCTTTTTATCCTTTATAAGCAGTAAAAAAGCATAAGGCAAGCTAAGGTTTTGCTCTTTAAAAAGAGTTTCTAGCTCACCATCTTTATATACACCAACTACTAAATTTATACCGCTTTTTGTGTAAAGCTCGCTACCGATCTCATTTAGCTTTAAACTTACTTTTTGGCTTAAAATTTCATCATTATTTATCACAAAATTTGCTCCCAAAGCCAAACTTTGTGAGAGCAAAAATATAAAAATGAGTATAAATTTTCTCACACCTAGCCTACAAAAAGGTGGTTTGATGTAAGCACTGACCACGCACAAATAGCTCCTGCAACAACTATCAGCAAGATTATGGCTTTTTCTATTATGCCTAGCATCGCTACTCCTTTATAATGACGTGTTTAGCGTTATCAACGCTCTTCATCTCAATGCTACTTGCATCTTTTAATGAGTAAGGCTTAGTTGCTACATCTTTTTGCAAGCCAATACCAATATAAGTAAGTACGCCAAGGATAGATAGCAAAAGCAAAACCGCCACCAAATAACCGCTAATGCCATTTAAAGCAAAGATGTTTCTATTTTTATTTTCCATTATTCGCCCTTTGATAGCGATATGACATATTCGCCAACTGCTTTTTGTTGTATCTCGTTTAATCTGCCATCATTAAATTTAGGCATAACACCGATGTTGCCGTTTTTACCACGATTTAGTACATCCACTATGAACTCACTTGAACCATATTTACTAAGATCAGCCGACATGCCATCCATGCCTTTGCCATCATCTCCGTGACAAGCTGCACAAGCTGCGTAAAGCTCTTTTCCCATAGCTACTAAATTTTCATTTTTTGTACTTTTTATAGCACTTATCTCTTTTGCAACATAAGCTGCGATAGCCTTTGCTCCATCAGCATCAGCTAACCCAGCTGGCATCTCACCCATAGGATAATCAAGCCCCTTTGAGCCATTTAGTATCGTATCAACTATTCCTTGTTCACTACCCCAAATTTGTAAATTTGCAGCTTTGCCACCAATGCCATCGCCTGTGATACCATGACATGCTGAGCATTGCACCAAAAATACGCTCTCTCCCATAGCATGAAGTGTTTCTTTGCTTGGGTTTGCATACTCTTTTTCAAATTTAGCGTTTGCCTCTTTTACTTCTTTATTATATTCACCGATTTGTGAGTAAGAATTTAGTGGATAACCAAGTAAATAATACCAAATCGCCCAAACAAGTGTTAATAAAAAAACTACCGCCCAACCAAATGGAACTGGATTTTTATACTCGCCTATCCCATCCCAGTTGTGCTCGCTAAGCTCTACGCTTTCATCCTTTTTAACTTTCATTTGACCAACATACTTGCCAGCTACAACGACAGTTAGTACGATAATTAAGATGGCACCTATTAACGCAAGTAGATTTATATTATCTTCTAAATTTAGCCATTGCATACGCTCTCCTTTGTAGCCTTTTGCTCTAAAATTTTACTTCCGATCTCATCATCTAGGGCTAATCTTGAATACTTCTCATAATTTCTTCTACCTTGCTTTTCACTTTTATAAAGATGAAAAAAATAAGCGTACAAAGTGATAGCTAAGAATGCTGTCAAAATAAAATAGCCATAAGCTTGAAGTTCTCTAATATCCATTATTAACTCCTATTTTAGGCTATTTAGATAGGCGATAAGTGCCACGATCTGGCGAATTTCACCCTTTGCAAAAGCACTTTTTACTTGCTCATCTTTCATATTTTCAACGATACTTGCAGCCTGCTCTTTCACGTTAGTATTTGCTTGCTCAAAAGTACCAAGAGCTGGCATATCTTTCTCATCATAAGGTGTGTTAAAAACCTTTTTAACAGTTAGCGCTTCAGCGTAAGCAGTCTCTATATCAGCATTTTTTTTAAATAAAAATGGATATGCTGGCATGATCGAGCCTGGCACAACAGAGGCTGGGTTTAACATATGATTTTCATGCCAATCTGTCGTTCTATAATTACCCACACGCATAAGATCTGGGCCAGTTCTTTTTGAGCCCCAAAGATGCGGACGATCATAAGCAAATTCGCCGCTTAGTGAGTACATACCGTATCTATCAGTCTCTGCTTTAAACGGACGTATCATCTGTGAGTGGCAAGTGTTGCAACCATTTTGTATATATATATTTTTTCCAGCAAGCTCTAAAACTGTATAAGGCTTTGTACCCTCAAGTGGTCTAGCTCTATTTGCAAAGTCAGGTAAAATTTCTACCACGCCAGCATAAGCTATGACGATAAAGACGCAAACTGCAAAAAAGAATGGATTTTTTTCTAACCAAGCAAACATCACATCACCTCCGCATTGGCTTTAGCACCGCCCATAGGCGTTGCACTTTTTGGCTCTGCCAAAATAGCTTTAGCAGAAGTTGATTTGTAGATATTATAAGCAAACATCAAAAAGCCAATCAAATACAAAAGTCCACCAATAGCTCTAATGTAATAATAAGGTATAAGCACTACAACAGTATCAATAAATGAGTATAGTAAATTTCCATAGCTATCAGTTGCTCTCCACATCATACCTTGCGTAATACCAGCAATCCACATCGAAGCAAAGTATAAAACGATACCTGTTGTTTGTATCCAAAATTGAGCTTCCATTAAGGATTTTGAATAAATTTCGCGCTTAAAGACACGTGGCGTCATATGATAAAGTGCTGCCATAGTCATAAAACCAACCCAGCCAAGTGCGCCATCATGTACGTGTCCTGGCACCCAGTCAGTATAGTGAGCCAGTGCATTTACAGATTTGATGGCTAAGATAGGGCCTTCAAGAGTTGAAAACATATAAAAAGTTGAAGCTAGAATCATAAATTTAATAAGCGGGCTCTCGCGAAGTTGTGTCCATTCGCCTTTCATTGTAAGAAGCATATTAATAGCTGAACCCCAAGAAGGTAAAATCAAAACAATAGAAAAAACCGAACCCATAGTCTGCATCCAATCAGGCACAGCAGTATATATTAGGTGGTGACCGCCAGCCCAAAGATAGATAAACATAAGGCCCCAGAATGAAAATAACGAAAGCTTATAAGAAAATATTGGCTGTCCGCTCTCTTTTGGTAAGAAATAATAAATTTGGGCGATGATCGCTACTGTAAACACAAACGCAACTGCGTTGTGACCGTACCACCACTGAACCAAAGCATCATTTGAGCCAGCATACATCGAAACTGAGTGTAGCCATGAGCCATATCCACTAACTAGTCTTGTTGGAATTTCCATATTATTAAATAGATAAAGCATAGCAACGCCAAGAAACGTAGCAATGTAATACCAAACCGAGATATAAAGTGTTTTCTCGCGGCGTATACCAATAAGTCCAAATATACTAACGCCCCAAAGTACCCAGACTACTACTACAGCAATATCTAGTGGCCACTCAAGCTCGGCATACTCTTTAGATGTACTCTCGCCCATAAAAAGTGTCACGACAGCTAGAATCATAACAAGTATATAAAGCCAAAAATGAAGCTTACCAATGAACATCAAAAACGGAGATTCACTCATTGATACTTTTAGGACACGCTGTCCTATGTAATACCAAGTGGCAAATATACCAGAGAGCATAAAACCAAAAATGATACCGTTAGTATGAAGAGGACGCAATCTACCAAATGCCGAATACTCACCAGCTATATAGTTTAGATCAGGACAGGCAAGCTGAAAAGCTACCAAAACACCAATAGCCATGCCAACAATACCAAAAAATATCGTGGAGAACATAAAGAGTTTTGCCACACTATAATCATAATGTAGCAACTGGGATGGTCGCATAAATTTTCCTCCTAGTTAAATTTATATTAATTTTCGGTTATTTTAGAGTAGAAAAACTATAAAAAGACTTAATTAATATAAATTATCTTTTACTAAGAGAGTCTTCTATCTATTTTGTAACCAAGCCCAGGAACATTTTTTATAAAATTACTGCCAACTTTATCTCTAACACGTTTAACAAAGGTCCTAATAGCAGCTTCTGTTACGCTCTCGCCAACCCAAACAACATTTTTTATTTCATCGTGAAGTACAAGCGTACCAAGTCTTTTTATGAGTAAGGATATAAAAGCAAGTTCTTTTTTTGTAAGAGAAATTTCAACACCATCTCTGATAAGCACACGTTTTATTTTATTAAAACTATATCCATTTGTAACCTGAATAATATTTGCTGTTTCTATCTTATTTTTAGCAACATTTTCTAAAGTAACCAAAAAATCATCAAGATCAATCGGCTTTAAAACGTATTTATCAATACCAACATCTATTGCTTTTAGAAGTGTTTCTTTTTCACTATTTGTGCTAAAAACTATAATAGGTGTATCTTTTGAAATTTCTTTAATGCTTTTAGCCATATCAAGGCCATTCATTATAGGCATAAAAACGTCTGTTATAACCATATTTGGATTATATTTTTTAAATTTTTTAAGTCCTTCATCGCCATTTTGAGCAGTGATAACTTTTTCGAATTTATCTCGCATAACTTCTTGTACTATTTTTTTACCATCTCCCTCATTTTCAACGATAAGAACAGTTAGATTATTAAGAATCTTGCTCATTTATTCTTCCTTTTTGGTTATATTTATCAAACATCATAAATTTTGACGCAATTAACAATTATCTCTCTTACTTTAACTATCTTAGGCATTTGCTCTATATCCTAAAAATGATAGATAAATTCCATTTATTATCATTATGCTAGCCGAAATCTTAAACATTATGTCTTTAAATTTTTCATTTAAAATCCCAAATACAAAGCTAGCTAAAAGCATGGCTGGCAATGTACAAAGACCAAATACAAGCATTATAAAAGCCGAATAAATAAAATTTGCACTTAAAATCCCAAGTGCCAAAAAATAATAAACCACACCACAAGGCAAAAAGCCATTTAAAAAACCAAGTAATAAAAAATTTGCTAAATTTTTCTTTTGAATCCTTGTTTTTGCAATTCTTACTACAAAATTAAGTGCCTTTTGATTCTCCACAAATTTTAAAAGCTCGCCCCTAAAAAGCAAGGCAATGCCGATAAACGCGATCACTAAGCCAACTATAAAAAATATAAGACCTCTTGCTTGCAAGCCAAAGCTAATGGCCGCTCCAAAGGCACCAAACAAAGCTCCTAAAACCACATAAGCAAAGATTCTAGCTAGACTATAAAGCGTACTTAGCATTAGAATTTCTCTCTTGCTTTTGCCTTTAAAAAATAGAGTCTGTAGGCTCAAAAATCCACTACACATACCTACACAATGACTAAAGCTACTTAAAAATGCAACTGAGATAATCATGTAAAGGTTTATATTTTGCATCTTATAAAATTTCTAAAAACTGCTTAAATATATATTTGCTCTCACTTGGGCCACCACTTGCTTCTGGATGGTGCTGAACTGAAAAGATCGGATAGTCTTTGTATCTCACGCCTTCGATTGTGTTGTCAAATAAATTTCTATGAGTCACAACTGCTACTTCTGCGATACTCTCAGGTACGTTGTAGTTGTGATTTTGTGTTGTTATCTCGATCGCTTTTGTCTCTAAATTTAGCACTGGGTGATTTGCTCCGTGTTGACCAAATTTAAGCTTATATGTCTCATATCCAAAGGCATTTGATAGTAGCTGATGTCCAAGGCAAATGCCAAATATAGGTATCCTAGCCTCAATCATCTTTTTAATCTCGCCTATTTCGGCCTTTAAATTTTTTGGCTCACCAGGACCATTTGATAAGAATACCCCATTTATCTCACCATTTTTAAATTTTTCTATTAAAATTTCAGCCTTAGTATCGTGTGGTACAACGATGACTTCAAGACCAGTTTCACATAGCTCGTTTAAGATATTTCTCTTTACACCAAAGTCAAAAACAGCTATTTTTTTGCCAATACTTTTTAACGGCTTATATGACTTTAAATTTCTATCCCAAGCTCCTTTTTTGTGCTCATATTCATCCATCGCACTAACTGTTTTTACGTAGTTTATATTTTCGATACGGCCGCTACTTTCAAGCCTGCGTTTTAGCTCATCTTTGTCGCTTATTTGCGTTGAGATATAAGCCATCAAGGCACCTTCATCGCGTAACATCTTTGTGAGGTATCTAGTATCAACGTCATAAACGCCAAATTTACCTTGCTCTTCGAAAAATTTTCCCAAAGATTTTTGCGAGCGGTAGTTTGATGGAATTTCATTGTAGCTTCTCATTATAACGCCACTTGCATGAATTCTAAGACTCTCCATATCGTCTTCGTTTATACCTACTATGCCTATTTCTGGCATAGTAAAGACGATAAACTGACCAGCATAGCTTGGATCGCTCATGATCTCTTCATAGCCAGTCATCGAGGTATTAAAAACGAGCTCACCTGCACACTCACCATGAGCACCAAAAGCTTTTGCTTCTAAAAAAACACCATTTTCAATATAAATGTAAGCTTTCATTAAAGCATGCCTCTTTTTTTAAGCTCATCTTGATACAAACGCTCAAAGACAAGATCATATTCATCAGTTCCTGGGATTAGCTTATGTTTATAATTTTGTATCATTTCATAAACATCATCTTCTATCTTCTCATAGCTTTTTAAGTACTCGTCTATTGAGTTATAAATCACATTTTTTACGCGATTTTCAGATACATTATAGTCAACAAGACCGCTCTTCCAAATAGTTTCAAGCACTTTGTGAGCGATATTGCTAAATCTATCTTCGTGGGTTAAGATTACATCAAATTCACCTGCGA
It encodes:
- a CDS encoding PD-(D/E)XK nuclease family protein, translating into MHNLNQLFVFTNSRKIREFNASFNDELIPKSLSIAEFYKKVVYVDGRFEIDSTYALVLMNRACASVKKANSVLKIPTEFFEFLKNNDYLFSFFKELAISKKSIAEIKFNDIYANFEEHLNILEAVLKEYESLLGQENLYDDITLPKIYNINEAYIRSFSEISLHIDGILSEFEWEILEKISKLTTLKIIFQTSVFNTKLINKIKQISAISDIENYKKYELNLKTNELICLENIKKFEPVLEKRFATRSLQCAYAMAKASEFVREGIKPENIAVILPDESFSEILRLHDSNKIFNYAMGESFKNIKFYETLFYIARAINEEARPVFDQSKCESYEELGFILSTLGISEELFNKFKSSYFDLCDFAKFKGLIDELLTLENEPRCEEKLALELFRIENLCRYFDFSLKQLSEIFLLNISRLSIDDVGGGKISVMGMLESRGMKFDGVIIVDFNDNFIPARSTNEMFLNSKVRQKAGLISYLERENLQRFYYESLINNAKKVAISCVLNEESIPSRFLKNFKTIKDEKFSDEAYLKLFLKGSTSLNLSDDEIILEHDFFTKPLSFSTLNLFLTCPRKYYYAKIAGIKGAKAIATGPGSKQGNSVHKALYEYYTSDFYRQKNIFDLAIFKEILAKQDFSSLELEIWSQKFKEYAEFENERLSDGFRVLECEKDIEGDFCDVKIKGIIDRIDASPDGEPFILDYKTGEANANSLQLAFYEALYGSEVKSAYFALKNEPVLINSKKSVDDLKAEIENLKSINNTKINFERKSGACKFCEYAILCRREL
- a CDS encoding flavin reductase — translated: MHKELNRQGFYYGFPVLLATTKDKNANDDITVLSSSWTLGNTVVLGIGIENQGFKNIKNGSDITLNLCDESLLEAVQKMEKLTGDSEVPEEKKNLGYIYEHDKFKVANLSKEPGINAKTVRIKECKIQIETVVEKIELKEWFSIVTCKITGIFVDENLLKDDKIDTQKWHPLIYKFKEYVGTCERLGLNFGFKEI
- a CDS encoding FixH family protein: MDKKTFWPYAIVLSFIAIIIACAVTIIIALKHPVEMDSSYMQSYQNVDENITFIKESEKRFDEKFDLKFEPNFNALNGKFKFHLTPKKGEISALKYEILLTRPQTNKENKILRASWQENDLVSEGTSLQEGRWQLLLRLSDTNDTRYYKFDLNVTK
- a CDS encoding DUF4006 family protein, whose protein sequence is MENKNRNIFALNGISGYLVAVLLLLSILGVLTYIGIGLQKDVATKPYSLKDASSIEMKSVDNAKHVIIKE
- a CDS encoding cbb3-type cytochrome c oxidase N-terminal domain-containing protein translates to MQWLNLEDNINLLALIGAILIIVLTVVVAGKYVGQMKVKKDESVELSEHNWDGIGEYKNPVPFGWAVVFLLTLVWAIWYYLLGYPLNSYSQIGEYNKEVKEANAKFEKEYANPSKETLHAMGESVFLVQCSACHGITGDGIGGKAANLQIWGSEQGIVDTILNGSKGLDYPMGEMPAGLADADGAKAIAAYVAKEISAIKSTKNENLVAMGKELYAACAACHGDDGKGMDGMSADLSKYGSSEFIVDVLNRGKNGNIGVMPKFNDGRLNEIQQKAVGEYVISLSKGE
- a CDS encoding cytochrome c oxidase, cbb3-type, CcoQ subunit, coding for MDIRELQAYGYFILTAFLAITLYAYFFHLYKSEKQGRRNYEKYSRLALDDEIGSKILEQKATKESVCNG
- the ccoO gene encoding cytochrome-c oxidase, cbb3-type subunit II, which gives rise to MFAWLEKNPFFFAVCVFIVIAYAGVVEILPDFANRARPLEGTKPYTVLELAGKNIYIQNGCNTCHSQMIRPFKAETDRYGMYSLSGEFAYDRPHLWGSKRTGPDLMRVGNYRTTDWHENHMLNPASVVPGSIMPAYPFLFKKNADIETAYAEALTVKKVFNTPYDEKDMPALGTFEQANTNVKEQAASIVENMKDEQVKSAFAKGEIRQIVALIAYLNSLK
- the ccoN gene encoding cytochrome-c oxidase, cbb3-type subunit I; translated protein: MRPSQLLHYDYSVAKLFMFSTIFFGIVGMAIGVLVAFQLACPDLNYIAGEYSAFGRLRPLHTNGIIFGFMLSGIFATWYYIGQRVLKVSMSESPFLMFIGKLHFWLYILVMILAVVTLFMGESTSKEYAELEWPLDIAVVVVWVLWGVSIFGLIGIRREKTLYISVWYYIATFLGVAMLYLFNNMEIPTRLVSGYGSWLHSVSMYAGSNDALVQWWYGHNAVAFVFTVAIIAQIYYFLPKESGQPIFSYKLSLFSFWGLMFIYLWAGGHHLIYTAVPDWMQTMGSVFSIVLILPSWGSAINMLLTMKGEWTQLRESPLIKFMILASTFYMFSTLEGPILAIKSVNALAHYTDWVPGHVHDGALGWVGFMTMAALYHMTPRVFKREIYSKSLMEAQFWIQTTGIVLYFASMWIAGITQGMMWRATDSYGNLLYSFIDTVVVLIPYYYIRAIGGLLYLIGFLMFAYNIYKSTSAKAILAEPKSATPMGGAKANAEVM
- a CDS encoding response regulator transcription factor produces the protein MSKILNNLTVLIVENEGDGKKIVQEVMRDKFEKVITAQNGDEGLKKFKKYNPNMVITDVFMPIMNGLDMAKSIKEISKDTPIIVFSTNSEKETLLKAIDVGIDKYVLKPIDLDDFLVTLENVAKNKIETANIIQVTNGYSFNKIKRVLIRDGVEISLTKKELAFISLLIKRLGTLVLHDEIKNVVWVGESVTEAAIRTFVKRVRDKVGSNFIKNVPGLGYKIDRRLS
- a CDS encoding sulfite exporter TauE/SafE family protein; translation: MQNINLYMIISVAFLSSFSHCVGMCSGFLSLQTLFFKGKSKREILMLSTLYSLARIFAYVVLGALFGAFGAAISFGLQARGLIFFIVGLVIAFIGIALLFRGELLKFVENQKALNFVVRIAKTRIQKKNLANFLLLGFLNGFLPCGVVYYFLALGILSANFIYSAFIMLVFGLCTLPAMLLASFVFGILNEKFKDIMFKISASIMIINGIYLSFLGYRANA
- the carA gene encoding glutamine-hydrolyzing carbamoyl-phosphate synthase small subunit; this translates as MKAYIYIENGVFLEAKAFGAHGECAGELVFNTSMTGYEEIMSDPSYAGQFIVFTMPEIGIVGINEDDMESLRIHASGVIMRSYNEIPSNYRSQKSLGKFFEEQGKFGVYDVDTRYLTKMLRDEGALMAYISTQISDKDELKRRLESSGRIENINYVKTVSAMDEYEHKKGAWDRNLKSYKPLKSIGKKIAVFDFGVKRNILNELCETGLEVIVVPHDTKAEILIEKFKNGEINGVFLSNGPGEPKNLKAEIGEIKKMIEARIPIFGICLGHQLLSNAFGYETYKLKFGQHGANHPVLNLETKAIEITTQNHNYNVPESIAEVAVVTHRNLFDNTIEGVRYKDYPIFSVQHHPEASGGPSESKYIFKQFLEIL
- a CDS encoding DUF507 family protein, whose protein sequence is MRLKLPHVPYISHKIAIDLLNCGFVRLNKGIEPIVSKTSEILTVDIQKERALDERVNELLEKNEDEMQTMQIDRKNMFWLVKKKLAGEFDVILTHEDRFSNIAHKVLETIWKSGLVDYNVSENRVKNVIYNSIDEYLKSYEKIEDDVYEMIQNYKHKLIPGTDEYDLVFERLYQDELKKRGML